From the Primulina tabacum isolate GXHZ01 chromosome 3, ASM2559414v2, whole genome shotgun sequence genome, one window contains:
- the LOC142539312 gene encoding pre-mRNA-processing factor 39-1-like isoform X1 gives MEDSESVLAQTTTISGYSSVDHDNAKNAALVTGASVVQANAIASDTAGLVASSSFTIAGVSVAHGSSIDLGNSNPTYVNASMDSTQVSGNGNNVSKAREIATDITENGSDSEAYVASAAQHHPVDRSERSEEEDRLWSIVTTNSMDFNAWTSLVEETERMSEGDINKIQKVYDAFLAEFPLCYGYWKKYADHVARLNSVDKVTEVYERAVQGVAYSVDMWLHYCVFSISSCGDPDTVRRLFDRALEYVGTDYLCFPLWDKYIEYEISQQDWARVANIYTRVLEIPNQQMDRYLEGFKELVASRPLLELRTAEESTAAFGQVNGEDPSSAIEQSYNPVSASLKDAEELEKYFAIREEIYKKAKEFDAKIISFETSIRRPYFHVRPLNTAELENWHAYLDFIEVEDDFNKVFKLYERCLIACALYPEYWIRYVLCMEARGNMELADNVLARATQVFVKRQPEIHLFEARFRESHGDISRAEAAYQLVHTGISPGLLEAIIKHANMEHRLGNLEAAYSIYEQAIAIEKGKENSHTLPLLFAQYSRFLFLVSGNVDKAREILERGVENEQLSKPFLEAMIHLESIQPLLKRIDYLDSLVEKFVVPNIGNLVVASVLEREEISSIFLEFLDLFGDALSIKRASDRHAKLFLPHKSATESKKRHSEDYLVSDKSKFAKTVTSHSVPSVMSEYPSAQNQWGAGYGLLAQTWPQASQAQAQQWTPGYAQQAMYGSYGTSYPHPQIPISVPQTAAYGTYPSTYPQTYAQPATAATMTPAQPSTAVPPATYYSGYY, from the exons ATGGAAGATAGCGAGTCTGTGTTGGCACAAACAACCACTATTTCTGGTTATTCTTCGGTAGATCACGATAATGCAAAAAATGCAGCTCTGGTGACTGGTGCATCTGTAGTTCAGGCTAATGCTATTGCATCTGATACAGCAGGTTTGGTTGCTTCATCTAGCTTTACGATTGCAGGCGTTTCAGTGGCACATGGATCCAGCATAGATCTTGGAAATTCAAACCCTACATATGTGAATGCTTCCATGGATTCAACCCAAGTTTCTGGTAATGGTAATAATGTCAGCAAGGCAAGGGAAATAGCAACAGATATTACTGAAAATGGGAGTGATTCAGAAGCCTATGTAGCATCTGCCGCGCAACATCATCCCGTGGATCGTTCTG AACGGAGTGAAGAAGAAGATAGATTATGGAGCATAGTGACTACTAATTCCATGGATTTTAATGCATGGACTTCTCTAGTTGAGGAAACAGAGAGAATGTCTGAG GGTGacataaataaaattcaaaaagtttATGATGCATTTTTGGCTGAATTTCCTTTATGTTACGGTTACTGGAAGAAATATGCTGATCATGTGGCACGCCTCAACTCAGTGGACAAAGTCACAGAGGTTTATGAGCGAGCTGTTCAAGGAGTTGCCTATTCTGTTGACATGTGGTTGCATTATTGTGTATTTTCCATTTCCTCTTGTGGAGATCCTGATACCGTCAGAAg GCTATTTGACAGAGCATTAGAATATGTCGGAACTGATTACTTGTGCTTTCCACTTTGGGACAAATATATTGAGTATGAAATTTCACAACAAGATTGGGCTCGTGTTGCCAATATTTATACACGGGTTCTGGAAATACCAAATCAGCAAATGGATCGCTACCTCGAAGG GTTTAAAGAATTGGTGGCAAGTCGACCTCTATTGGAGTTGCGAACAGCTGAGGAATCCACAGCAGCTTTTGGTCAAGTAAATGGAGAGGACCCTTCTAGTGCTATCGAACAGTCTTATAACCCTGTTAGTGCCAGCTTAAAAGATGCCGAGGAGTTGGAGAAGTATTTTGCCATTAGAGAAGAGATATATAAGAAAGCTAAAGAGTTCGATGCAAAGATCATTAGTTTTGAAACTTCTATTAGGAGGCCTTATTTCCATGTGCGGCCCCTTAACACAGCAGAGCTTGAAAATTGGCACGCCTATCTTGATTTTATTGAAGTCGAAGATGACTTCAATAAG GTTTTCAAGCTTTATGAAAGATGTTTGATTGCATGTGCCCTATATCCTGAGTACTGGATAAGATACGTTTTGTGCATGGAAGCTAGGGGCAACATGGAGCTTGCCGATAATGTACTTGCTCGTGCTACCCAAGTGTTTGTTAAG AGGCAACCGGAGATCCACCTTTTTGAGGCTAGGTTTAGGGAGTCTCATGGTGACATTTCTAGAGCCGAAGCTGCTTATCAGCTGGTGCACACCGGAATTTCGCCTGGACTTCTAGAAGCAATAATTAAGCATGCCAACATGGAACACCGACTT GGAAATCTGGAAGCAGCTTATTCTATATATGAGCAGGCCATTGCAATCGAGAAGGGAAAGGAAAATTCACATACTCTGCCTTTGTTGTTTGCTCAGTACTCACGTTTTCTATTCTTG GTTTCTGGCAATGTGGATAAGGCGAGGGAGATTCTCGAAAGAGGGGTGGAGAACGAGCAGTTATCAAAACCATTTTTGGAG GCAATGATCCACTTAGAATCAATTCAGCCTCTTCTGAAGCGGATCGATTACTTGGATTCTTTGGTTGAAAAATTCGTAGTTCCGAATATTGGAAACCTAGTTGTTGCAAGTGTTTTAGAAAGAGAGGAGATATCAAGCATTTTTTTGGAG TTCTTGGATCTTTTTGGAGATGCACTGTCTATAAAGAGGGCCAGTGATCGGCATGCTAAGCTGTTCTTACCTCACAAGAGCGCAACAGAGTCAAAGAAACGCCACTCAGAGGATTATTTAGTTTCAGACAAGTCGAAATTTGCAAAAACAGTTACTTCACACTCTGTCCCTTCTGTAATGAGTGAATACCCCAGCGCACAAAATCAGTGGGGGGCTGGTTATGGTTTACTAGCTCAAACTTGGCCCCAAGCCTCACAAGCTCAAGCTCAACAGTGGACCCCTGGCTATGCGCAACAG GCTATGTATGGTAGTTATGGAACAAGCTATCCACACCCACAGATACCTATATCTGTGCCCCAAACTGCAGCCTATGGAACGTATCCTTCAACTTACCCTCAG ACTTATGCACAGCCAGCAACAGCTGCAACTATGACTCCAGCGCAGCCATCCACAGCTGTTCCACCGGCCACATATTACAGCGGTTACTACTGA
- the LOC142538817 gene encoding xyloglucan galactosyltransferase MUR3: MEKGPTKNQRSCLRLLALVSSLCWLCLFYVHFIVLGGTSVDDIMFDSNSAPLNAISIKNHLSRPVSVKRIIRTEKEGLADVVSKNVIQNEAPWIPSKKGLVKTKDKPPNKMMNYPFMRALRTVENKSDPCGGKYIYVHDLPSMFNENMVKECKSLSLWTDMCKFITNFGLGPPLENVEGVFSNTGWYATNQFALDLIFSNRMKQYKCLTNDSSLAAAIFVPFYAGFDISRYLWGHNMTTRDAASLALIEWLVKRPEWQIMGGRDHFLVAGRITWDFRRLTDQESDWGNKLLFLPPVKNMSVLVVESSPWHMNDYGIPYPTYFHPEKDSDLSIWLDRMRKQERKHLFCFAGAPRPGNKNSIRGQIIEQCKNSNSCQLLECGFGESKCHSPGQIMQMFQSSHFCLQPQGDSFTRRSAFDSILAGCIPVFFHPASAYTQYTWHLPKNYTKYSVFIPEDDVRIKKISLEERLNEISAEQVKEMRDMVINLIPQLIYADPRSDSNAFKDAFDIAVEAIIKKVTKLRRDVVEGQDYGNFIEELTWKYALDKDQAEKPHAWDPFFSKTKKNIVSSLRTRANSTRD, encoded by the coding sequence ATGGAGAAGGGGCCAACCAAGAATCAACGCTCATGCCTTCGTTTATTAGCTTTGGTATCATCTCTCTGTTGGCTATGTTTGTTTTATGTTCATTTTATAGTTCTTGGAGGTACAagtgttgatgatattatgtttgattCCAACTCTGCTCCCCTTAATGCCATATCAATCAAGAATCACCTTAGTCGTCCCGTCTCTGTGAAACGTATTATCCGAACTGAGAAGGAAGGATTGGCTGATGTTGTATCAAAAAATGTAATCCAAAATGAAGCTCCATGGATACCTTCAAAGAAAGGGCTGGTGAAAACGAAAGATAAGCCTCCTAATAAGATGATGAATTATCCATTTATGCGGGCATTGAGGACAGTAGAGAACAAGAGTGACCCTTGTGGAGGAAAGTATATTTATGTTCATGATCTTCCTTCAATGTTCAATGAGAACATGGTTAAAGAATGTAAGAGTCTTAGTCTCTGGACCGACATGTGTAAGTTCATTACAAATTTCGGTCTTGGTCCGCCATTGGAGAATGTTGAAGGGGTTTTCTCGAATACCGGATGGTATGCAACGAATCAGTTCGCTTTAGATTTGATATTCAGTAACCGGATGAAGCAATACAAGTGCTTAACGAATGACTCATCTCTTGCTGCTGCAATTTTCGTGCCTTTCTATGCAGGATTCGATATTTCTAGATATCTTTGGGGGCATAACATGACGACTCGTGATGCTGCATCACTAGCTTTGATTGAGTGGCTCGTGAAGAGGCCAGAGTGGCAGATCATGGGAGGAAGGGATCATTTTCTTGTCGCGGGTAGGATAACATGGGATTTTAGGAGGTTAACCGATCAAGAATCGGATTGGGGTAATAAGCTTCTGTTCTTACCGCCGGTCAAGAACATGTCTGTACTCGTGGTGGAATCGAGCCCGTGGCATATGAATGATTATGGAATCCCATATCCCACATACTTCCATCCTGAAAAAGATTCTGATTTGTCCATTTGGCTGGATAGAATGAGGAAACAAGAAAGGAAACACCTCTTCTGCTTTGCGGGTGCTCCTCGACCTGGAAACAAGAATTCTATTCGTGGCCAGATCATAGAACAATGCAAGAACTCGAATTCGTGCCAACTTTTGGAATGTGGATTCGGGGAGAGCAAGTGTCATTCGCCTGGTCAAATTATGCAAATGTTTCAGAGCTCTCATTTTTGCCTCCAGCCTCAAGGTGATTCTTTCACAAGAAGATCAGCATTTGATTCCATATTGGCCGGTTGTATACCTGTTTTTTTCCATCCAGCTTCTGCATATACTCAATATACATGGCATTTACCAAAGAATTATACAAAATATTCAGTTTTTATACCCGAGGACGATGTTCGTATCAAGAAAATTAGCTTAGAGGAGAGGTTGAATGAAATTTCTGCCGAGCAAGTGAAGGAAATGAGGGATATGGTCATTAATCTCATCCCTCAGCTGATATATGCAGATCCTCGATCAGATTCGAATGCGTTCAAAGACGCATTTGACATTGCAGTTGAAGCGATCATAAAAAAAGTTACAAAGTTGAGGAGGGACGTAGTTGAGGGGCAGGATTATGGTAATTTTATTGAGGAACTCACTTGGAAGTATGCTTTGGACAAAGATCAAGCTGAGAAGCCTCATGCATGGGATCCTTTTTTctcaaaaaccaaaaaaaacatAGTGAGTTCCCTTCGAACAAGGGCGAATTCGACGAGGGACTAG
- the LOC142539312 gene encoding pre-mRNA-processing factor 39-1-like isoform X3: MDSTQVSGNGNNVSKAREIATDITENGSDSEAYVASAAQHHPVDRSERSEEEDRLWSIVTTNSMDFNAWTSLVEETERMSEGDINKIQKVYDAFLAEFPLCYGYWKKYADHVARLNSVDKVTEVYERAVQGVAYSVDMWLHYCVFSISSCGDPDTVRRLFDRALEYVGTDYLCFPLWDKYIEYEISQQDWARVANIYTRVLEIPNQQMDRYLEGFKELVASRPLLELRTAEESTAAFGQVNGEDPSSAIEQSYNPVSASLKDAEELEKYFAIREEIYKKAKEFDAKIISFETSIRRPYFHVRPLNTAELENWHAYLDFIEVEDDFNKVFKLYERCLIACALYPEYWIRYVLCMEARGNMELADNVLARATQVFVKRQPEIHLFEARFRESHGDISRAEAAYQLVHTGISPGLLEAIIKHANMEHRLGNLEAAYSIYEQAIAIEKGKENSHTLPLLFAQYSRFLFLVSGNVDKAREILERGVENEQLSKPFLEAMIHLESIQPLLKRIDYLDSLVEKFVVPNIGNLVVASVLEREEISSIFLEFLDLFGDALSIKRASDRHAKLFLPHKSATESKKRHSEDYLVSDKSKFAKTVTSHSVPSVMSEYPSAQNQWGAGYGLLAQTWPQASQAQAQQWTPGYAQQAMYGSYGTSYPHPQIPISVPQTAAYGTYPSTYPQTYAQPATAATMTPAQPSTAVPPATYYSGYY; this comes from the exons ATGGATTCAACCCAAGTTTCTGGTAATGGTAATAATGTCAGCAAGGCAAGGGAAATAGCAACAGATATTACTGAAAATGGGAGTGATTCAGAAGCCTATGTAGCATCTGCCGCGCAACATCATCCCGTGGATCGTTCTG AACGGAGTGAAGAAGAAGATAGATTATGGAGCATAGTGACTACTAATTCCATGGATTTTAATGCATGGACTTCTCTAGTTGAGGAAACAGAGAGAATGTCTGAG GGTGacataaataaaattcaaaaagtttATGATGCATTTTTGGCTGAATTTCCTTTATGTTACGGTTACTGGAAGAAATATGCTGATCATGTGGCACGCCTCAACTCAGTGGACAAAGTCACAGAGGTTTATGAGCGAGCTGTTCAAGGAGTTGCCTATTCTGTTGACATGTGGTTGCATTATTGTGTATTTTCCATTTCCTCTTGTGGAGATCCTGATACCGTCAGAAg GCTATTTGACAGAGCATTAGAATATGTCGGAACTGATTACTTGTGCTTTCCACTTTGGGACAAATATATTGAGTATGAAATTTCACAACAAGATTGGGCTCGTGTTGCCAATATTTATACACGGGTTCTGGAAATACCAAATCAGCAAATGGATCGCTACCTCGAAGG GTTTAAAGAATTGGTGGCAAGTCGACCTCTATTGGAGTTGCGAACAGCTGAGGAATCCACAGCAGCTTTTGGTCAAGTAAATGGAGAGGACCCTTCTAGTGCTATCGAACAGTCTTATAACCCTGTTAGTGCCAGCTTAAAAGATGCCGAGGAGTTGGAGAAGTATTTTGCCATTAGAGAAGAGATATATAAGAAAGCTAAAGAGTTCGATGCAAAGATCATTAGTTTTGAAACTTCTATTAGGAGGCCTTATTTCCATGTGCGGCCCCTTAACACAGCAGAGCTTGAAAATTGGCACGCCTATCTTGATTTTATTGAAGTCGAAGATGACTTCAATAAG GTTTTCAAGCTTTATGAAAGATGTTTGATTGCATGTGCCCTATATCCTGAGTACTGGATAAGATACGTTTTGTGCATGGAAGCTAGGGGCAACATGGAGCTTGCCGATAATGTACTTGCTCGTGCTACCCAAGTGTTTGTTAAG AGGCAACCGGAGATCCACCTTTTTGAGGCTAGGTTTAGGGAGTCTCATGGTGACATTTCTAGAGCCGAAGCTGCTTATCAGCTGGTGCACACCGGAATTTCGCCTGGACTTCTAGAAGCAATAATTAAGCATGCCAACATGGAACACCGACTT GGAAATCTGGAAGCAGCTTATTCTATATATGAGCAGGCCATTGCAATCGAGAAGGGAAAGGAAAATTCACATACTCTGCCTTTGTTGTTTGCTCAGTACTCACGTTTTCTATTCTTG GTTTCTGGCAATGTGGATAAGGCGAGGGAGATTCTCGAAAGAGGGGTGGAGAACGAGCAGTTATCAAAACCATTTTTGGAG GCAATGATCCACTTAGAATCAATTCAGCCTCTTCTGAAGCGGATCGATTACTTGGATTCTTTGGTTGAAAAATTCGTAGTTCCGAATATTGGAAACCTAGTTGTTGCAAGTGTTTTAGAAAGAGAGGAGATATCAAGCATTTTTTTGGAG TTCTTGGATCTTTTTGGAGATGCACTGTCTATAAAGAGGGCCAGTGATCGGCATGCTAAGCTGTTCTTACCTCACAAGAGCGCAACAGAGTCAAAGAAACGCCACTCAGAGGATTATTTAGTTTCAGACAAGTCGAAATTTGCAAAAACAGTTACTTCACACTCTGTCCCTTCTGTAATGAGTGAATACCCCAGCGCACAAAATCAGTGGGGGGCTGGTTATGGTTTACTAGCTCAAACTTGGCCCCAAGCCTCACAAGCTCAAGCTCAACAGTGGACCCCTGGCTATGCGCAACAG GCTATGTATGGTAGTTATGGAACAAGCTATCCACACCCACAGATACCTATATCTGTGCCCCAAACTGCAGCCTATGGAACGTATCCTTCAACTTACCCTCAG ACTTATGCACAGCCAGCAACAGCTGCAACTATGACTCCAGCGCAGCCATCCACAGCTGTTCCACCGGCCACATATTACAGCGGTTACTACTGA
- the LOC142539312 gene encoding pre-mRNA-processing factor 39-1-like isoform X2 — MEDSESVLAQTTTISGYSSVDHDNAKNAALVTGVSVAHGSSIDLGNSNPTYVNASMDSTQVSGNGNNVSKAREIATDITENGSDSEAYVASAAQHHPVDRSERSEEEDRLWSIVTTNSMDFNAWTSLVEETERMSEGDINKIQKVYDAFLAEFPLCYGYWKKYADHVARLNSVDKVTEVYERAVQGVAYSVDMWLHYCVFSISSCGDPDTVRRLFDRALEYVGTDYLCFPLWDKYIEYEISQQDWARVANIYTRVLEIPNQQMDRYLEGFKELVASRPLLELRTAEESTAAFGQVNGEDPSSAIEQSYNPVSASLKDAEELEKYFAIREEIYKKAKEFDAKIISFETSIRRPYFHVRPLNTAELENWHAYLDFIEVEDDFNKVFKLYERCLIACALYPEYWIRYVLCMEARGNMELADNVLARATQVFVKRQPEIHLFEARFRESHGDISRAEAAYQLVHTGISPGLLEAIIKHANMEHRLGNLEAAYSIYEQAIAIEKGKENSHTLPLLFAQYSRFLFLVSGNVDKAREILERGVENEQLSKPFLEAMIHLESIQPLLKRIDYLDSLVEKFVVPNIGNLVVASVLEREEISSIFLEFLDLFGDALSIKRASDRHAKLFLPHKSATESKKRHSEDYLVSDKSKFAKTVTSHSVPSVMSEYPSAQNQWGAGYGLLAQTWPQASQAQAQQWTPGYAQQAMYGSYGTSYPHPQIPISVPQTAAYGTYPSTYPQTYAQPATAATMTPAQPSTAVPPATYYSGYY, encoded by the exons ATGGAAGATAGCGAGTCTGTGTTGGCACAAACAACCACTATTTCTGGTTATTCTTCGGTAGATCACGATAATGCAAAAAATGCAGCTCTGGTGACTG GCGTTTCAGTGGCACATGGATCCAGCATAGATCTTGGAAATTCAAACCCTACATATGTGAATGCTTCCATGGATTCAACCCAAGTTTCTGGTAATGGTAATAATGTCAGCAAGGCAAGGGAAATAGCAACAGATATTACTGAAAATGGGAGTGATTCAGAAGCCTATGTAGCATCTGCCGCGCAACATCATCCCGTGGATCGTTCTG AACGGAGTGAAGAAGAAGATAGATTATGGAGCATAGTGACTACTAATTCCATGGATTTTAATGCATGGACTTCTCTAGTTGAGGAAACAGAGAGAATGTCTGAG GGTGacataaataaaattcaaaaagtttATGATGCATTTTTGGCTGAATTTCCTTTATGTTACGGTTACTGGAAGAAATATGCTGATCATGTGGCACGCCTCAACTCAGTGGACAAAGTCACAGAGGTTTATGAGCGAGCTGTTCAAGGAGTTGCCTATTCTGTTGACATGTGGTTGCATTATTGTGTATTTTCCATTTCCTCTTGTGGAGATCCTGATACCGTCAGAAg GCTATTTGACAGAGCATTAGAATATGTCGGAACTGATTACTTGTGCTTTCCACTTTGGGACAAATATATTGAGTATGAAATTTCACAACAAGATTGGGCTCGTGTTGCCAATATTTATACACGGGTTCTGGAAATACCAAATCAGCAAATGGATCGCTACCTCGAAGG GTTTAAAGAATTGGTGGCAAGTCGACCTCTATTGGAGTTGCGAACAGCTGAGGAATCCACAGCAGCTTTTGGTCAAGTAAATGGAGAGGACCCTTCTAGTGCTATCGAACAGTCTTATAACCCTGTTAGTGCCAGCTTAAAAGATGCCGAGGAGTTGGAGAAGTATTTTGCCATTAGAGAAGAGATATATAAGAAAGCTAAAGAGTTCGATGCAAAGATCATTAGTTTTGAAACTTCTATTAGGAGGCCTTATTTCCATGTGCGGCCCCTTAACACAGCAGAGCTTGAAAATTGGCACGCCTATCTTGATTTTATTGAAGTCGAAGATGACTTCAATAAG GTTTTCAAGCTTTATGAAAGATGTTTGATTGCATGTGCCCTATATCCTGAGTACTGGATAAGATACGTTTTGTGCATGGAAGCTAGGGGCAACATGGAGCTTGCCGATAATGTACTTGCTCGTGCTACCCAAGTGTTTGTTAAG AGGCAACCGGAGATCCACCTTTTTGAGGCTAGGTTTAGGGAGTCTCATGGTGACATTTCTAGAGCCGAAGCTGCTTATCAGCTGGTGCACACCGGAATTTCGCCTGGACTTCTAGAAGCAATAATTAAGCATGCCAACATGGAACACCGACTT GGAAATCTGGAAGCAGCTTATTCTATATATGAGCAGGCCATTGCAATCGAGAAGGGAAAGGAAAATTCACATACTCTGCCTTTGTTGTTTGCTCAGTACTCACGTTTTCTATTCTTG GTTTCTGGCAATGTGGATAAGGCGAGGGAGATTCTCGAAAGAGGGGTGGAGAACGAGCAGTTATCAAAACCATTTTTGGAG GCAATGATCCACTTAGAATCAATTCAGCCTCTTCTGAAGCGGATCGATTACTTGGATTCTTTGGTTGAAAAATTCGTAGTTCCGAATATTGGAAACCTAGTTGTTGCAAGTGTTTTAGAAAGAGAGGAGATATCAAGCATTTTTTTGGAG TTCTTGGATCTTTTTGGAGATGCACTGTCTATAAAGAGGGCCAGTGATCGGCATGCTAAGCTGTTCTTACCTCACAAGAGCGCAACAGAGTCAAAGAAACGCCACTCAGAGGATTATTTAGTTTCAGACAAGTCGAAATTTGCAAAAACAGTTACTTCACACTCTGTCCCTTCTGTAATGAGTGAATACCCCAGCGCACAAAATCAGTGGGGGGCTGGTTATGGTTTACTAGCTCAAACTTGGCCCCAAGCCTCACAAGCTCAAGCTCAACAGTGGACCCCTGGCTATGCGCAACAG GCTATGTATGGTAGTTATGGAACAAGCTATCCACACCCACAGATACCTATATCTGTGCCCCAAACTGCAGCCTATGGAACGTATCCTTCAACTTACCCTCAG ACTTATGCACAGCCAGCAACAGCTGCAACTATGACTCCAGCGCAGCCATCCACAGCTGTTCCACCGGCCACATATTACAGCGGTTACTACTGA